One Halalkalicoccus sp. NIPERK01 genomic region harbors:
- a CDS encoding TrkH family potassium uptake protein, with protein sequence MTWHVDWRASVGLVGTVVKYLSLTMLVPLFVAIVYREDVWVFAVSIVITISIGLVLERVDPDPDLGPEEALLLVTLAWLAAALIGTIPYLLAGYGTASTLAHPVNALFESMSGFTTTGATVMGEISVERHSHAVMMWRQLTQWLGGMGIIVLMIAILPELAVNGAQLMGSESPGPTLQKLTPKIAQTARALWMVYFGFTLLLIVLLYGLHVIGLAPNMDLYNAVAHGFSTLPTGGFSPQADSIAAFSAAVQWAFIPFMVIAGVNFALFWQVLRGETRALVDDTEFRAYTGAIAVFVAVLAVVLFRGGAPAIPLGGATEGVTENALRQAAFQIGSLLNSTGYATSDFAQWDPHAQMVLLFAMFVGGSAGSTGGGIKVIRWIVILKTLHRELFVVAHPRAVRPVRLAGRVVDEDVIRGLVAFTFLYMILFAVSAVFISLDSARIGYELTPIEAISASLAAIGNIGPGFGVFGPFGGYLALSNASKLLMTFLMWVGRLEIVPVLALFVLSVEE encoded by the coding sequence GTGACGTGGCACGTCGACTGGCGGGCGAGCGTGGGCCTCGTGGGGACGGTCGTGAAGTACCTCTCGTTGACGATGCTCGTGCCGTTGTTCGTCGCCATCGTCTACCGCGAGGACGTCTGGGTGTTCGCCGTCTCCATCGTGATCACGATCAGTATCGGACTGGTGCTCGAACGGGTGGACCCCGACCCGGATCTGGGCCCCGAGGAGGCGTTGTTGTTGGTCACCCTCGCGTGGCTCGCGGCCGCGCTCATCGGCACGATCCCGTACCTGCTCGCGGGCTACGGGACGGCCTCGACGCTCGCTCACCCCGTGAACGCCCTGTTCGAGTCGATGAGCGGATTTACGACGACCGGCGCGACCGTCATGGGCGAGATCAGCGTCGAGCGCCACTCCCACGCGGTGATGATGTGGCGCCAGCTCACCCAGTGGCTCGGCGGGATGGGGATCATCGTGCTGATGATCGCCATCCTCCCGGAACTGGCCGTCAACGGGGCCCAGTTGATGGGATCGGAGTCCCCCGGCCCGACGCTCCAGAAGCTGACCCCGAAGATCGCACAGACGGCACGCGCCCTCTGGATGGTGTATTTCGGGTTCACCCTGCTTCTCATCGTCCTCCTCTACGGTCTGCACGTGATCGGCCTCGCGCCGAACATGGACCTCTACAACGCCGTCGCGCACGGCTTTTCGACCCTCCCCACGGGGGGGTTCTCCCCGCAGGCGGACAGCATCGCGGCGTTCTCGGCGGCGGTCCAGTGGGCCTTCATCCCCTTTATGGTGATCGCAGGGGTGAACTTCGCGCTGTTCTGGCAGGTGCTTCGGGGCGAGACCCGCGCGCTCGTCGACGACACCGAGTTCCGGGCGTACACCGGCGCGATCGCGGTGTTCGTCGCGGTGCTCGCCGTGGTGTTGTTTCGGGGCGGCGCTCCGGCGATCCCGCTCGGCGGGGCAACGGAGGGCGTGACCGAGAACGCGCTCCGACAGGCCGCCTTCCAGATCGGCTCGCTGTTGAACTCGACCGGCTACGCGACGAGCGACTTCGCCCAGTGGGACCCACACGCCCAGATGGTCCTCCTGTTCGCGATGTTCGTCGGCGGTTCGGCGGGATCAACGGGGGGCGGGATCAAGGTCATCCGGTGGATCGTGATCCTCAAAACCCTCCACCGGGAGCTGTTCGTGGTGGCACACCCGAGGGCGGTCCGCCCGGTTCGGTTGGCCGGTCGCGTCGTCGACGAGGACGTGATCCGCGGGCTGGTCGCCTTCACCTTCCTGTACATGATCCTCTTCGCGGTCAGCGCCGTGTTCATCTCGCTCGATTCGGCGCGGATCGGCTACGAGTTGACTCCGATAGAGGCCATCAGCGCGTCGCTGGCCGCCATCGGGAACATCGGACCGGGGTTCGGTGTCTTCGGGCCGTTCGGGGGCTATCTAGCGCTCTCGAACGCATCGAAGCTCCTCATGACGTTCCTGATGTGGGTCGGCCGCCTCGAGATCGTCCCCGTCCTCGCGCTGTTCGTCCTCTCGGTCGAGGAGTGA